TACTCGTTCATCTGGCAGCCGTAGGTGATGATGTTTGTTTTCATGCGAACCTCTGGGCTTGCCGGAGGGATTCCGGGGCCACACAAGGTCTTAGTGTAGCAAAGTTATTCAGTGGGTTCACCCTGCAGTTGCAGGCCCTCTTGAATCAGTTGCATCAGGCGGGCCTCCTCGGCAGGAATGTTGTCGCGCAGGCGGGCCGCCGCCACAATGGGCAGCCAGGACTTGAGCTCGGCGAGCTCGAGGCCCGAGAAGGTCTGGTAGTGCTCGAGGTAGGTCTGGTAAAACAGCTCGCGCTGGCGCATGATTTCTTCGCGCCCCGGTAGGTCGGGGGGAAGTTCGCTGTACAGCATCAGTAAGGTGGTACGGGCCATATCGGCCAGGGGGTTGCCGCGCATGGCGCCGGGCCAGTCAATCACAAACACCCCCTGCTCCCCTATCAGCACGTTCTCCGGGTGGAAGTCGCCGTGGCACAGCGCGGTTCCGTCGGGCAGTTGCTCCAGGTGATTAAGCAAAGCCGTGCGTAGCTCTTGGGGCAGCCGGCTGGCCTGTATACGCCGAATAAGATGAAGCCGCTGAGAAGGTAGATGTCCGGCCGCTTTCTGGTGAAGTTGGCGGTGCAAGGCCCCCAGCATCTGGGCGGCAAAACGCAAGCGGGTAGGATCGGTTTGGATATAGTCGGTGAGGGGC
This genomic stretch from Meiothermus sp. harbors:
- a CDS encoding phosphotransferase enzyme family protein, coding for MLLTRLGQGREAEVFAWADGYVLKLFWPEFSQADAELEAHLTQQVWLMGVPSAKVEDVLQVEGRWGLVLQWIKGVPLTDYIQTDPTRLRFAAQMLGALHRQLHQKAAGHLPSQRLHLIRRIQASRLPQELRTALLNHLEQLPDGTALCHGDFHPENVLIGEQGVFVIDWPGAMRGNPLADMARTTLLMLYSELPPDLPGREEIMRQRELFYQTYLEHYQTFSGLELAELKSWLPIVAAARLRDNIPAEEARLMQLIQEGLQLQGEPTE